The following proteins are co-located in the Longimicrobium sp. genome:
- a CDS encoding MOSC domain-containing protein — translation MKLLSIQVALPREHGREGAEKAIDRPWTTAFFKEPVAGPVWLGRTNLAGDRQADPEHHGGPDRAVMCYAAAHYLFWRDELGRELPHGGFGENFTVEGMDDSTVRIGDVWAVGEARVQVSQPRIPCWKIARRWGIRDLSARVQRTRRTGWYLRVLDEGWVAPGDEITLLERPHPEWTVLRASDALYTRPHDVAEVRALAAVAALAPSLSRVLERYFTAAEVPSDEPRLVGPNADAGGN, via the coding sequence ATGAAGCTCCTCTCCATCCAGGTGGCGCTGCCCCGCGAGCACGGGCGCGAAGGCGCGGAGAAGGCGATCGACCGCCCGTGGACCACGGCGTTCTTCAAGGAGCCCGTGGCCGGGCCGGTGTGGCTGGGGCGCACGAACCTGGCGGGCGACCGGCAGGCCGACCCGGAGCACCACGGCGGCCCCGACAGGGCGGTGATGTGCTACGCCGCCGCGCACTATCTCTTCTGGCGCGACGAGCTCGGGCGCGAGCTGCCGCACGGCGGGTTCGGCGAGAACTTCACGGTGGAGGGGATGGACGACTCCACCGTCCGCATCGGCGACGTGTGGGCCGTGGGCGAGGCGCGTGTGCAGGTGTCGCAGCCGCGCATCCCGTGCTGGAAGATCGCGCGGCGCTGGGGGATCAGGGACCTGTCCGCGCGCGTGCAGCGCACCCGCCGCACCGGCTGGTATCTCCGCGTGCTCGACGAGGGATGGGTGGCGCCGGGAGACGAGATCACACTGCTGGAGCGGCCGCACCCGGAGTGGACGGTGCTCCGCGCCAGCGACGCGCTCTACACCCGTCCGCACGACGTGGCCGAGGTGCGCGCGCTGGCCGCCGTCGCCGCGCTGGCGCCCAGCCTGAGCCGCGTGCTGGAGCGCTACTTCACCGCCGCCGAGGTCCCGTCCGACGAGCCGCGCCTGGTCGGCCCGAACGCCGACGCCGGCGGTAACTGA
- a CDS encoding chemotaxis protein CheC, with amino-acid sequence MTQTPVTPKQLDAIREVVNIGAGHAATNLSTLTGLRVMISVPRIQFAVGEVEVAGELPGTGSLIVVAVPIIGVTESGGERASLILARDTALRMVSLMLRRPPADVVGPLEQSALNEMGNIVCAAYVGVLGTFLGKSVMIGTPELQEGSRADLAHHVSGLMIETDFTFLDTTFEGVFVLSHTDVSFSSLLRALGFTDVPA; translated from the coding sequence ATGACGCAGACGCCCGTTACGCCCAAGCAGCTCGACGCCATCCGCGAGGTGGTGAACATCGGCGCAGGCCACGCCGCCACCAACCTGTCGACGCTCACGGGGCTGCGGGTGATGATCTCCGTTCCCCGCATCCAGTTCGCCGTGGGCGAGGTGGAGGTGGCGGGCGAGCTCCCCGGCACCGGCTCGCTGATCGTCGTGGCCGTCCCCATCATCGGCGTCACCGAGAGCGGGGGCGAGCGCGCGTCGCTCATCCTGGCCCGCGACACCGCGCTGCGCATGGTGTCGCTGATGCTGCGCCGCCCGCCCGCCGACGTGGTGGGGCCGCTGGAGCAGAGCGCGCTCAACGAGATGGGGAACATCGTCTGCGCCGCCTACGTGGGCGTGCTGGGCACCTTCCTGGGGAAGAGCGTGATGATCGGCACCCCCGAGCTGCAGGAGGGGAGCCGCGCCGACCTGGCCCATCACGTGTCGGGGCTGATGATCGAGACCGACTTCACCTTTCTCGACACCACCTTCGAGGGCGTGTTCGTGCTCTCGCACACCGACGTGTCGTTCTCGTCGCTGCTGCGCGCGCTCGGCTTCACCGACGTACCGGCCTGA
- a CDS encoding potassium channel protein: MPPDARRNRRSGSERRRRLGSVRPPRPRRDTRTAPMHRLRMSLVDPVRQFQVSLALLLVVIVVGTIGYHFIEDLRWLDAAYMTVITVATVGFGEVKPLTAAGRLWTMGVIVVGVGTGAWAATRAVEVMLGQTLWLSVQRRRMRQSLAGLRDHYVICGHGRLGTRIERDLRARGEPFVVIDWSQQVEELFLAENIPHVIGDATHDEVLRAAGVERARGLVSALDGDANNVLTVLTARELNPDLLIVARANNEASEPKLRRAGADRVVTPDAIGGHRLALALLRPAVHDLFNEVFSFGVEIKVDVGQITIEPQSPFAGQTVAGCDLRRVRNVSILAVREPGGAFTLNPDAERIILPGETLIVIGPAEAVYDLEAMYSGD; encoded by the coding sequence ATGCCGCCTGACGCACGCCGCAACCGCCGCTCCGGCTCCGAGCGCCGCCGCCGGCTGGGAAGCGTGCGCCCGCCCAGGCCGCGCCGCGACACCCGAACGGCGCCGATGCACCGGCTGCGCATGTCGCTGGTCGACCCGGTGCGGCAGTTCCAGGTGTCGCTGGCGCTGCTGCTGGTGGTGATCGTGGTGGGCACCATCGGCTACCATTTCATCGAGGATCTCCGCTGGCTCGACGCGGCGTACATGACGGTGATCACCGTGGCCACCGTCGGCTTCGGCGAGGTGAAGCCGCTGACCGCCGCCGGCCGGCTGTGGACGATGGGGGTGATCGTGGTGGGCGTGGGCACCGGCGCGTGGGCCGCCACGCGCGCGGTGGAGGTGATGCTCGGGCAGACGCTCTGGCTTTCGGTGCAGAGGAGGCGGATGAGACAGTCGCTCGCGGGGCTGCGCGACCACTACGTGATCTGCGGGCACGGCCGGCTGGGCACGCGCATCGAGCGCGACCTGCGCGCGCGCGGCGAGCCGTTCGTGGTGATCGACTGGTCGCAGCAGGTGGAGGAGCTGTTCCTGGCCGAGAACATCCCGCACGTGATCGGCGACGCCACCCACGACGAGGTGCTGCGCGCCGCCGGCGTGGAGCGCGCCCGCGGGCTCGTCTCCGCGCTGGACGGCGACGCCAACAACGTGCTGACGGTGCTGACCGCGCGGGAGCTGAACCCGGACCTCCTCATCGTCGCCCGCGCCAACAACGAGGCCAGCGAGCCCAAGCTGCGCCGCGCCGGCGCCGACCGCGTGGTCACGCCCGACGCCATCGGCGGGCACCGGCTGGCGCTGGCGCTGCTGCGCCCCGCCGTGCACGACCTGTTCAACGAGGTGTTCAGCTTCGGGGTGGAGATCAAGGTCGACGTGGGGCAGATCACCATCGAGCCGCAGAGCCCGTTCGCGGGGCAGACGGTGGCCGGGTGCGACCTGCGCCGCGTGCGCAACGTGAGCATCCTGGCGGTGCGCGAGCCCGGCGGTGCCTTCACGCTGAACCCCGACGCCGAGCGCATCATCCTCCCCGGCGAGACGCTGATCGTCATCGGCCCCGCCGAGGCGGTCTACGATCTCGAGGCGATGTACAGCGGAGATTAG
- the dcd gene encoding dCTP deaminase — protein sequence MSIRPDSWIRRMAREHGMIEPFEDAQVRQGTISYGVSSYGYDMRVASEFKIFTNVNNAIVDPKAFDDRSFVPFEGDVCIVPPNSFALARSVEYFRIPRNVITLCVGKSTYARCGIITNVTPFEPEWEGYVTLEISNTTPLPAKIYANEGIAQVIFFEGDTPPDVSYADRKGKYQGQVGVTPPRL from the coding sequence ATGAGCATCAGGCCCGACAGCTGGATCCGGCGGATGGCGCGCGAGCACGGCATGATCGAGCCGTTCGAGGACGCGCAGGTGCGCCAGGGCACGATCAGCTACGGGGTGTCGAGCTACGGCTACGACATGCGGGTGGCCAGCGAGTTCAAGATCTTCACCAACGTCAACAACGCCATCGTCGACCCCAAGGCGTTCGACGACCGGAGCTTCGTGCCCTTCGAGGGCGACGTCTGCATCGTCCCCCCGAACTCGTTCGCGCTGGCGCGGTCCGTCGAGTACTTCCGCATCCCCCGCAACGTGATCACGCTGTGCGTGGGAAAGTCGACGTACGCGCGGTGCGGGATCATCACGAACGTGACGCCGTTCGAGCCGGAGTGGGAAGGCTACGTGACGCTGGAGATCAGCAACACCACGCCGCTCCCGGCGAAGATCTACGCCAACGAGGGGATCGCGCAGGTGATCTTCTTCGAGGGCGACACGCCGCCCGACGTGAGCTACGCCGACCGCAAGGGGAAGTACCAGGGCCAGGTGGGCGTGACGCCGCCGAGGTTGTAA
- a CDS encoding TonB family protein: protein MQGDVSLEYFGEVHPVADAVVRLVPPDALRAAAPLCAALDSAWFRASHLRRDARVAADSAMRARRDRRDYWRAVADSLARGVPDASARASNAEAAVLGFFDALPGYPTGSTGHYAVGGMRPGPYLLYAALKLRTFWLVPVVVPAGGRTLDLDSRNASEGKAGAWRSIAQAACTFDAELREAGDDDALVRAEPPALLDRAAAGEAFRRNYPRLLRDAGVTGSAQISFRVLADGTVDPYSIEIDRASDAAFGDAAALAAETLRFRPAQVEGRSVAAWVTLPVTFSLEP from the coding sequence GTGCAGGGCGACGTCAGCCTCGAGTACTTCGGCGAGGTGCACCCGGTCGCGGACGCCGTGGTGCGGCTGGTGCCGCCCGACGCGCTGAGGGCGGCGGCACCGCTGTGCGCGGCGCTCGACTCCGCCTGGTTCCGCGCGAGCCACCTGCGCCGCGATGCGCGCGTCGCCGCCGATTCGGCGATGCGCGCGCGCCGCGACCGCAGGGACTACTGGCGCGCCGTCGCCGATTCGCTGGCGCGGGGAGTTCCCGACGCCTCGGCGCGCGCATCGAACGCCGAGGCGGCCGTCCTGGGCTTCTTCGACGCGCTGCCCGGCTATCCGACGGGAAGCACCGGGCATTACGCCGTCGGCGGAATGCGGCCCGGGCCGTACCTGCTGTACGCCGCGCTCAAGCTCCGGACGTTCTGGCTCGTCCCCGTGGTGGTGCCCGCCGGCGGCCGTACGCTCGACCTCGACAGCCGCAACGCGTCCGAAGGGAAAGCCGGCGCCTGGCGATCCATCGCCCAGGCCGCGTGCACGTTCGATGCGGAGTTGCGGGAAGCCGGCGACGACGACGCCCTCGTCCGCGCGGAGCCGCCCGCGCTCCTCGACCGCGCGGCGGCCGGGGAGGCGTTCCGGCGAAACTATCCGCGCCTGCTCCGCGATGCGGGGGTCACCGGGAGCGCCCAGATCTCGTTCCGGGTCCTGGCCGACGGGACGGTCGATCCCTATTCCATCGAAATCGACCGGGCCTCCGACGCCGCCTTCGGTGATGCGGCGGCACTGGCGGCCGAGACCCTCCGGTTTCGCCCAGCCCAGGTCGAGGGCCGTTCCGTGGCGGCATGGGTGACGCTGCCCGTAACCTTCAGCCTCGAGCCGTAG
- the glpD gene encoding glycerol-3-phosphate dehydrogenase, which translates to MPGGRDAFGAGSFSAAVRAEHWDALSREEFDLLVVGGGITGAAAARDAAGRGLDVALVDAGDFAGGTSSRSSRLVHGGLRYLETYDFALVFEASAERRRLLELAPHLVHPLPFVFPVYRGGPTPWWMLQAGMWLYDALSLFRNIRRHRVLDPAEVAREEPGLRQDGLTGAAMYYDAAVDDARLTVANARGAHEAGAAVVSHAEVVGFLDDGRGVRGARVRDRVTGDEAEVRARVVLNATGPWSDAVRRLADASAKPRLRPTKGVHILVERGRIGNRHAITFQSPVDGRVMFVLPWGDFTYVGTTDTDYAGSPGDVRADAKDVDYLVRSANSVFPAAKLTAADVISTWAGLRPLLAPRKTGASESATSREHEIWWDRSGLLSIAGGKLTTYRVMAEQVVDRAARRLREKHKVESGISPTADLPLPGAPREPWDEFAARLGREASELALDPDVAQHLARSYGEDAEALQGAIRRDRALGERILPPFPYVWAEVPNAVRHEMAMTLDDLLVRRLHLFYEARDGGLSVAREVAERMAREPGIGWDAAEIERHVERYRAAVAATRGFA; encoded by the coding sequence TTGCCCGGCGGCCGCGACGCGTTCGGGGCGGGCTCCTTCTCGGCCGCCGTCCGCGCGGAGCACTGGGACGCGCTGAGCCGCGAGGAGTTCGATCTCCTGGTGGTCGGCGGTGGGATCACCGGCGCGGCGGCGGCGCGCGACGCGGCGGGGCGCGGGCTGGACGTGGCGCTCGTGGACGCGGGCGACTTCGCGGGCGGCACCAGCAGCCGCTCGTCGCGGCTGGTGCACGGCGGGCTGCGCTACCTGGAGACGTACGACTTCGCGCTGGTGTTCGAGGCCAGCGCAGAGCGGCGCCGGCTGCTGGAGCTGGCGCCGCATCTCGTCCATCCCCTTCCGTTCGTCTTTCCCGTCTACCGCGGCGGCCCCACCCCCTGGTGGATGCTGCAGGCGGGGATGTGGCTCTACGACGCGCTCTCCCTCTTCCGCAACATCCGCCGCCACCGCGTGCTCGACCCCGCCGAGGTGGCCCGCGAGGAGCCGGGGCTGCGGCAGGACGGCCTCACCGGCGCGGCGATGTACTACGATGCGGCCGTGGACGACGCGCGCCTCACCGTCGCGAACGCGCGCGGGGCGCACGAGGCGGGCGCCGCCGTCGTCTCGCACGCGGAGGTGGTCGGCTTCCTGGACGACGGCAGGGGCGTGCGCGGCGCCCGCGTCCGCGATCGCGTCACCGGGGACGAGGCGGAGGTGCGCGCGCGGGTAGTGCTGAACGCGACCGGGCCGTGGAGCGACGCAGTGCGCCGCCTCGCCGACGCGAGCGCGAAGCCGCGGCTGCGACCGACCAAGGGCGTGCACATCCTGGTCGAGCGCGGGCGGATCGGGAACCGGCACGCCATCACCTTCCAGTCGCCGGTGGACGGGCGGGTGATGTTCGTGCTGCCGTGGGGCGACTTCACCTACGTGGGGACGACCGACACGGACTACGCCGGCTCGCCCGGGGACGTGCGCGCGGACGCAAAGGACGTTGATTATCTCGTCAGATCCGCCAACTCCGTCTTCCCCGCGGCGAAGCTGACGGCGGCGGACGTGATCAGCACCTGGGCGGGGCTGCGGCCGCTGCTGGCGCCGCGAAAGACCGGCGCCAGCGAGAGCGCCACCAGCCGCGAGCACGAGATCTGGTGGGACCGCTCGGGGCTGCTGAGCATCGCCGGCGGGAAGCTGACCACGTACAGGGTGATGGCGGAGCAGGTGGTGGACCGCGCCGCCCGCCGTCTCCGCGAGAAGCACAAGGTGGAGAGCGGGATCTCGCCCACGGCCGACCTGCCGCTTCCCGGCGCGCCGCGCGAGCCGTGGGACGAGTTCGCCGCGCGGCTCGGGCGCGAGGCGAGCGAACTGGCGCTGGATCCGGACGTGGCCCAGCACCTGGCGCGCAGCTATGGCGAGGATGCGGAGGCGCTGCAGGGCGCGATTCGCCGCGACCGGGCGCTGGGCGAGCGCATCCTGCCGCCCTTCCCGTACGTCTGGGCCGAGGTGCCCAACGCCGTCCGCCACGAGATGGCGATGACGCTCGACGACCTGCTCGTCCGCCGCCTGCACCTGTTCTACGAGGCGCGCGACGGCGGCCTCTCCGTCGCGCGGGAGGTGGCGGAGCGGATGGCGCGCGAGCCGGGGATCGGGTGGGATGCGGCGGAGATCGAGCGGCACGTGGAGCGGTATCGCGCGGCAGTGGCGGCGACGCGGGGGTTCGCGTAA